Proteins encoded by one window of Homo sapiens chromosome 10, GRCh38.p14 Primary Assembly:
- the SLF2 gene encoding SMC5-SMC6 complex localization factor protein 2 isoform X4, translating into MTRRCMPARPGFPSSPAPGSSPPRCHLRPGSTAHAAAGKRTESPGDRKQSIIDFFKPASKQDRHMLDSPQKSNIKYGGSRLSITGTEQFERKLSSPKESKPKRVPPEKSPIIEAFMKGVKEHHEDHGIHESRRPCLSLASKYLAKGTNIYVPSSYHLPKEMKSLKKKHRSPERRKSLFIHENNEKNDRDRGKTNADSKKQTTVAEADIFNNSSRSLSSRSSLSRHHPEESPLGAKFQLSLASYCRERELKRLRKEQMEQRINSENSFSEASSLSLKSSIERKYKPRQEQRKQNDIIPGKNNLSNVENGHLSRKRSSSDSWEPTSAGSKQNKFPEKRKRNSVDSDLKSTRESMIPKARESFLEKRPDGPHQKEKFIKHIALKTPGDVLRLEDISKEPSDETDGSSAGLAPSNSGNSGHHSTRNSDQIQVAGTKETKMQKPHLPLSQEKSAIKKASNLQKNKTASSTTKEKETKLPLLSRVPSAGSSLVPLNAKNCALPVSKKDKERSSSKECSGHSTESTKHKEHKAKTNKADSNVSSGKISGGPLRSEYGTPTKSPPAALEVVPCIPSPAAPSDKAPSEGESSGNSNAGSSALKRKLRGDFDSDEESLGYNLDSDEEEETLKSLEEIMALNFNQTPAATGKPPALSKGLRSQSSDYTGHVHPGTYTNTLERLVKEMEDTQRLDELQKQLQEDIRQGRGIKSPIRIGEEDSTDDEDGLLEEHKEFLKKFSVTIDAIPDHHPGEEIFNFLNSGKIFNQYTLDLRDSGFIGQSAVEKLILKSGKTDQIFLTTQGFLTSAYHYVQCPVPVLKWLFRSVFIVGGFTNL; encoded by the exons ATGACAAGGCGCTGCATGCCCGCTAGGCCAGGTTTCCCCTCATCCCCAGCCCCGGGGTCGTCGCCCCCGCGCTGCCATCTGAGACCCGGTAGTACCGCCCATGCTGCAGCGGGAAAGAGAACAGAGAGTCCTGGGGACAG gAAGCAGTCAATTATAGATTTCTTCAAACCAGCTTCAAAACAAG ACAGACACATGTTGGATTCACCACAAAAATCAAACATCAAATATGGAGGAAGTAGATTGTCTATCACTgggacagagcagtttgaaaggAAACTATCCTCACCAAAAGAATCTAAACCCAAAAGGGTGCCACCAGAAAAGAGCCCTATTATAGAAGCTTTCATGAAAGGTGTTAAAGAGCACCATGAAGATCATGGTATACATGAGTCACGTCGGCCTTGTCTGTCACTAGCCTCCAAATATTTAGCCAAAGGAACAAATATCTATGTTCCTTCTTCATATCACTTGCCAAAGGAGATGAAGTCACTAAAGAAAAAACATCGATCCCCAGAGAGAAGGAAGTCACTATTCATTcatgaaaataatgagaagaatGATAGAGATCGAGGCAAAACCAATGCAGACTCCAAAAAGCAGACCACAGTGGCAGAAGCTGACATCTTCAATAACAGCTCCAGAAGCCTTAGCAGCAGGAGCAGCCTGTCCAGGCACCACCCGGAAGAAAGCCCACTGGGAGCTAAATTCCAGTTGTCACTAGCTTCTTACTGCAGAGAACGAGAACTAAAGAGGTTGAGAAAGGAGCAAATGGAGCAGAGAATCAACTCCGAGAATTCTTTCTCAGAAGCAAGCAGTCTTTCCTTAAAATCtagtatagaaagaaaatataaaccaaGGCAGGAACAAAGGAAACAGAATGACATCATACCTGGAAAAAATAATCTGTCAAATGTG GAAAATGGACATCTCTCAAGAAAAAGATCCTCTTCTGATTCATGGGAACCTACTTCAG cagGCTCTAAGCAGAATAAAttccctgaaaaaagaaaaaggaactctgTGGACTCAGATCTGAAAAGCACAAGAGAATCtatgataccaaaagcaagaGAGTCCTTCCTTGAGAAGCGTCCTGATGGACcacatcagaaagaaaaatttataaaacatattgcACTGAAGACACCTGGTGATGTGTTGCGCTTAGAAGATATATCCAAGGAACCGAGTGATGAAACTGATGGCTCTTCTGCAGGCTTGGCACCTTCAAATTCTGGCAATTCTGGCCACCATTCTACCAGGAATAGTGACCAAATCCAAGTGGCAGGTACCAAGGAGACTAAGATGCAGAAACCCCACTTACCTTTATCTCAGGAAAAGTCTGCAATTAAAAAAGCTAGCAaccttcagaaaaataaaaccgCTAGCTCCACGACAAAGGAGAAGGAGACAAAACTACCTTTACTTTCCCGTGTTCCAAGTGCTGGTTCCTCTCTAGTACCATTAAATGCTAAAAATTGTGCTCTTCCAGTttctaaaaaagataaagagCGTTCCTCATCTAAAGAATGTTCTGGGCATTCTACAGAATCCACCAAACACAAGGAACACAAAGCAAAGACTAATAAGGCCGATTCTAATGTATCTTCAGGGAAAATTTCTGGGGGACCTTTGCGCTCAGAATATGGCACTCCTACAAAGTCTCCCCCTGCTGCTTTGGAAGTTGTGCCATGTATCCCAAGCCCTGCAGCACCTTCAGATAAAGCCCCTTCAGAAGGAGAGAGTTCAGGAAATTCCAATGCAGGTAGCAGTGCACTGAAAAGAAAACTAAGGGGTGATTTTGATAGTGATGAAGAAAGTTTAGGTTACAACCTAGACAGTGATGAGGAAGAGGAAACATTAAAGTCACTGGAAGAAATAATGGCTTTGAACTTCAATCAGACTCCTGCAGCTACAGGAAAGCCTCCTGCTCTTTCCAAGGGGCTTAGATCTCAGTCATCAGACTATACA GGACATGTTCATCCTGGAACTTACACAAATACCTTAGAACGTCTAGTGAAGGAAATGGAAGACACACAAAG GCTAGATGAACTGCAGAAGCAACTACAAGAAGACATAAGGCAAGGCCGAGGCATTAAATCCCCAATCAGAATTGGAGAAGAAGACAGTACAGATGATGAGGATGGCCTCTTAGAAGAGCACAA GGAATTTCTAAAGAAATTTTCAGTTACAATTGATGCTATTCCTGATCATCATCCAggtgaagaaatatttaatttcctcAATTCTGGAAAAATTTTCAATCAGTATACCTTGGATTTAAGAGACTCTGGTTTTATTGGACAAAGTGCTGTAGAAAAACTTATTCTTAA atcGGGAAAAACAGATCAGATTTTTTTGACAACACAAGGTTTCCTTACGTCTGCTTATCACTATGTCCAGTGTCCTGTCCCTGTGTTAAAGTGGCTGTTTCGG TCCGTTTTCATCGTGGGAGGCTTTACCAACTT ATGA
- the SLF2 gene encoding SMC5-SMC6 complex localization factor protein 2 isoform 3 (isoform 3 is encoded by transcript variant 3): MTRRCMPARPGFPSSPAPGSSPPRCHLRPGSTAHAAAGKRTESPGDRYRAEGLRRGRVAGARV; encoded by the coding sequence ATGACAAGGCGCTGCATGCCCGCTAGGCCAGGTTTCCCCTCATCCCCAGCCCCGGGGTCGTCGCCCCCGCGCTGCCATCTGAGACCCGGTAGTACCGCCCATGCTGCAGCGGGAAAGAGAACAGAGAGTCCTGGGGACAGGTACCGTGCAGAGGGCTTGAGAAGGGGCCGGGTCGCGGGGGCAAGGGTATGA